GTCTGGACCACAGAGAGTAAGGTgtagagaaataataaaaatggcCTCATAAGTACTTAAATTACTTGTATTGGAGTTTATGCTGCAGACAGCATCAACATACTCAATGGAACATCCTGAATACATCCTTAAGCAAAAGGACAAAGCTTCAGTGACTGACCTGTGTCCAGGATTTGACTGGCAATTCAGAGATCTCAATGGTGGTGGAATCAATGATGGCCACCTCTCCACTGTTCATGAACTGGTTGTCCATCACCTGCTCAATTGTGCCTCTGAAGCCTTTGTAGCTTGGGAGctatgagagagagaaaaaaaagcaacctCGTCATCTGATTTGTACATCAGAAGACACAAGATAGCCATCTCAGAAAGCAACAACGACCGTTCTTCGTCCTCACCATGGGCAGAGGCTCGTCACCATTGAGCATGCGGTGGATGTTGCTGATGATCTCTCGGATGTCATAGTTGGGGATCTTGCTGGCCCAACCTGTGCCGATACCTTCGGCACCATTCACCAGCACAGTGGGGATGATGGGCATGTACCACTCGGGCTCTACACGCTGGTTGTCATCGTAGTTGTACTTGAGCAGGTTGTCATCCACAGGTGGGAAAACAAGGCGGGCAAGAGAGCTGGAAGAACAGACAGTTGGAAGAATCTGGGCATTAATCACTGGCTTTGTAAACCATGAAATCATCTCCTTCGACACTCACCAATGCGTGCAGGAGATTGCAGATTATTTGTAGTTTGTAAGGAGGCTGCTGACCTGAGCATGGTGAAGATGTATCGAGGGCTGGCAGAGTCTTTGCCACCATGCAGCCTGGTTCCAAACTGGCCAAGAGGCTGCAGCAGGTTCAAGTTGTTGCTTCCCACAAAGTTTTGGGCCAAACCAACAATAGTCATCATGAGAGaggcctgaaaaaaaaaagaaaagaattgaGGAGTTTTAAAACTGCTAAAACTGCTCACCCGAAAAATGATATACAATGTGCAATAGTGAAATACAATCcaagataatttaaaaataaattaattcattaaaataacaaactgaaGAAAGCATCAACTACTGACTTTGTCTTCATAAGAATGATGCAAATGgcagtaaaatttaaaatccaAAGCATATTCTaaacactgaaagcagaaagagaGCCTTTTTTCAAGTTTATGCAAAAAACAACCTTCAGCACTGTAAACATATTTGGTAAATCAGCTCTTTCAACAGTAATCTCCTCTCACCTCTCCATGGTGGTAGGCTGACATCTCAGCCACCGAGCCAGCCAACTGGGCCACCTTCACCTCCCGCTTGTCATTCCGTTTGAAGCAACAGAACAGCACCTTCCTCTGGCCTGGTTTCAGACCTGACATACACCCCAGATGCAGATGCACATTAGACCACTTTCGCACCTAACAAGAAGTGTTTCTTAGAAGCTACAATTATGTTCTTGGTGACCATAATCACTTCACGCACCATCCACCAGGCAGGGGATTGAcctctcattgtcagagttgGAGAAAAGCACCAGCTCCTTGTTGACAAAGTCGTTGTAGGAGAGGAACTTGGTGGACTGACCGTACAGGTAATCCTGGAGAGAGATCAAAGACACAGTGAAACTTAACAGAAATGAGCATTAAAGCACATGATTCAGTTCATTAGCTGTTGGGGGGTTACCTCAGGGAGGTTGTGCTCTCTGCGTTGGCGCCTGTTGACCATGAAGTTGGTCAGCCACTCTTTTCGCTCTTCCACTTTCTTCTTGCTAAAGGCCTGGACgcaaaaaagagacagaaaagtgtcAGTTAAATTTGACATGATCTTCCCAGCAGTGCAAATCACTCGAGGGATGAGACAAATAGCTGGGTAAGATCTTACAAGGGTGATAGCTTCATCGTCTTCGGGCCCGGAGTACTTGAACGGGATACGGTGTCTCTGCATGTCAGAGAAGTACTCCTTGGCTTCCTGAGATGTGCTGGTTCCCAAACCTGGATGGATGAAGACCACAAAAGAAGAGAACATATTAATACAGGATTGTAACGACACACAAGACTGCAACCATGACACTAAACCTGGTATGAAGGGATGCTTACTTGTCATTTTTACTACCACACAGGGGTTTATAACAAACCTTTGTAGTATTTGATTTTCCAAGATTTGTAGTTGGGCTGGCTTTCTTTCCATGCATTGAACTCAGGGATGCTGTAGAAAGACAGCTGAGTCTTCTTGTAAGATGCCTAAAGAGGGGGTTAGGGAATCATAAAAAGTGTGAGTTTTATATAAAAGGTGGGACTGTTATTAAAGAGCAATAGCAGCTTTcctataaaaattaaaaagacttcACTTCAGAGTGATCTGAGGTTTAAACACCAGATGGCAGTGTTATTGCAAATTCCAGTGGACTGCTCAGACAGATTGGACCTCTGTCAAGATTAGAAATGAGTTTCAGTATGAGACTGCATACCTTAATGATTGGGGTGATGAACTCTTCCAGGAAGTTGTGGCGCAGCAACGACGGCCAGTTATGATGGATAAAATTGATCAGCAGGCCCTTAATGTGGGAGCCATCTTGATCCTGTTGCAATCACAAGAATACAACAGAGTCTGGTCATACTAATGCAAGTTCATCTGTAAAActagaaatataaaaaaacagttaaacttGCACATGTGGCAGTGCACCAGTAATGATGTGAGTGATAACCTTTAAAAAAGCAGAGTTTATAAGGAGCTGTATGAAagcacaaaacagcaacaaaaaataaGCCTAAAATTGTGAATACAAATTCatacacattaaaatgaaagcaagaCACATTCTAAGATGAAACTGCTGGTCCACCTGATCTGTCATGATCATGATCTTGCCGTAACGCAGACTCTTGAGGGATTCTGGGTCGCTGTAGTTCTTCTTGTACTGAAGGCCAAGGATCTTAATGATGTTGTTGATTTCAGCGTTCTCCATAATCTGATGAGGAAGATCAAGCAATTCTCATCTCTCATGCAGATGATGCTAAATATGGATTTCGCTGATTGAAGCCATCTGAGATACTGTTCATGTACAAGTGTCCATATCAGATAAATGCAGCTAATTTATTATCCTCTTGTCACTACAGAGACTAAAGCATCTACAGAACCATGCAGCTGCCATGTAATGACTATGAACAAAATGCCGTTGGGCCTAACCTGTTTGATTGAGGCCTCCCGCACATTGAGCATTTTTCCTCTGAGAGGGAAGACGCCATAGCGGTCCCTGCCAACCACTCCCAGCCCAGACACAGCAAGCGTCTTGGCTGAGTCTCCCTCAGTAAGGATCAGTGTACAGCCGATGGAGTTCTTCCCACCTGCCAGACAACACGATTCCAACAAGATGATGTCAGCTCATATGCTTTCTCATGAGGTTGGActgcataagaaaaaaaaacccctcaaacAAATAAGAGTGTGGAATACAATACCGGCATCATTGGCATCATCCAGTTTTGGCACCCCcttgatttttgtgtgtttaactgcTGAACATTTCTTGTTGAGCTGGGACTGAGCCTTGAACCTCACCCAgttcatgacactttccacaATCCCTGAGGATGTAGCCTGCAGAGATCAGGAAATTAAGGAGAATTAGTGAAAACCAGATGATTACACTATTGAGGGAAAGACTGCAATGCCAGTGGTTTTTCATTAGCACCTGTTTAATGAACTTATCACTGAGAGCACAAGTGGAACCAAAGGtcttctgctgcagtgtcaTGTTCTCTTTGGTTTGAGAATCAAAGGTAGGATTCTCAATCAGGCAGTTGACAAACAGCCACATGTGGTTCTTCACCTGGAGAGGAGTGGAGCATATTCACTCATGGGTTTTGCTAACAGAGAATATTTAGACAGCTCTGTTACTCAAGCAATTAAGACAATAATTCAATCACAGTTCCAGTTGTGAGGTTACAATTACCTGGAAAGGTTTGACGGCCACCCCAgctttattcttcttcttcaccacTTCAATGAGCTTGCTCACCACCTGGTCAGCCACATAGTCGATGTGCCTTCCTCCCTGAGGTCCAGGGGGCAAACATAAGATCCCATTTACAGAATAAATGTCATATGTCTTAATCACAGTGACACAAAGTGGCTGGGAGAGCAGCCAAACATGTACTTAGCTGCCAAAGGAACCTGGCTTACTACTTCAGTCTGCCTTAAAGGCTTCTTAGCTGCTCTAAGATGGAAATTtaaacagagctgaaaaattaagattaaaattagCATCGGAGGTCAGTATTCCAAAACACCACTTACAAAAAGTAACTCGTTTGGCATGGAGGTCACAACCCACACGAAATCACTCAGTTAATCATAGTGTAAATACATAATACATGCACAACAAAAAACCTAAAAGACTGCGACGTTACCTTGGTCGTAGCAATACTGTTGACAAAGCTGACTTGCTGGAAACCTTTCTCACTCATGGTGAGGCAGACTTCCCAACGTTCATTGACAACCTCATGGACCACGGTGAGAGTATTGCCAGTCTCGTCCACTTTGTCCTTCACATACATGTCCACATAGCTACGGAAACCTGTAACCTGGAGTAGAAGAGCATCTGTCTTAGTCTTATTGTCTTAATCACAAGATTTACCCTACAGGCTCATGCAATTAataggaaaaattaaaaataataacaaaaggaaagaaagtaTAAAAGGAATGATGAGGTTATTCTTGTTTGTATCATTTAAAAACCATCTATGTAGCTATGGATGAAGTCCGTGAAAGatctcttcacatttttttcgttgattggtttggtttgatttcTAATTATTTTGTAGTTTGAACTTAATGACATCTGAAAGGACAATTCAAAGCCATTTCTAATTTAATAAGAAATATCTGACAGATAGGTGGCTGGcaaaaaacagcaggaagaaagCAAGTAACAGAAGTGAAACAGAATGGTAACTTACTGGCAGCCTCTTGCCATTGAAGAACACACGGACACCTTTGGATGATCCAGCAACGTCGTAGGCCCTCCTGGTCATGAGAGCCACTGTGTCTTTGTCCAGGATGCTCATTTTAAACTTGGCCAGGTCTGGCCTAAAGGTGATGCAAGTATATTCCTCTCCGTCAAATGGTTTGATGCTACTATCTCCTGCCCTGCCCATATTGTCATACCAAGTCTGTGGAAAGCATGGACATACttgtaaaattacattttttttttgtaacaatagtgacaaaagacaaaatttgGTTTAGCCTCCCTCCTACCTGcttgaatgttttctttgagtCTTTACAGGCAGTCTCTACTGTAAACTTTGTGCTAAAGATGTTACAAAGTTTAGCACCATATCCATTGCGTCCACCTAAAGAACAAGTAATGGTGTGAAGACGTGGATTAGAATACTAGAAAAGTAATGGTCAGCTTATTAAACACCAAACAGGGCATGTTTGTACAAAGCCCAACACATGGCTTAAAGTTACATTCCTGTTCAACCTGGGTCTTGGATTCATAATTTGCCATTGCCCTtatgatgattttgtttttttgtttttggaatcaGGGGATGTGTGAACTCTGATCTTATAATGAGTACAGTCTAAGTTACTCATTTTCTGATAATTAAACTCACCAGTGACTTTCTTCTGGTCATCATCGTAGTTACTGGAGGTGAGGAGCTGCCCGAAGATGAGAGCAGGCACATAGACCTTCTCCACCTTGTGTTCCACCACTGGAATACCCTTCCCATTATTCCATACACTGATGATATTGttctcactgaaatgaaaaacaaacaaacacatttcatcgTGTTGAACTGGGGCTATTTGAAAAGTGTCAAGCAAAAAGTAGGATTAGAACATATTTCAAGACCTTAACTGTTTGAggtaaatggatggatgcactTGTGTTTATATGGCAGTTTACCGTTCTCCTCACAGTGCACttgacacattcacacactgatggcagaaGCTGTCATGTAAAGTGCTGACCCACTCATCAGTGATACACTACTTCCTATCCAAAGTCTCCCATGATATATTTTTTCCCATCTTACttcacatacactcacaccaACTGCAGATGCACAAGCACAGAGAGCAAGTTTGGGTTTTTACTATCTTGTCCAAGGATGCTTCAATATTCAGTTGGAGCAGGGGATCAAACCACTGGCTTTAAGATTAGTGGATGACCTGCCTCACCTTTTGCTTGGGCAATATCAAATATTACTCACACATCAATGTTGACTTTGATGCAGGACATGCTCTTATCCCTCTGCTTGTTGTCAGCTGCATTTACTgtagggagaaaaagaaaaatgaatacataaaataaatttgcttCAGCGTAGTATGCCGGCcatatggggggggggggggggggtcatcattttgtttatttatttacatcataTACCAGCTAACACTAGGAGCCAATTACTCACCAAGGATCTCATCAAAAATCTTGTAAAGCCCAGGCACAAACGTTACATCACGGCAGTTCAGTCCAACATCCTCATCATACACCCACATTTGCTAAGAAAATAAAGTCATTAGTGACTACAGATTTATGCATAAATTTGTACAATATGAACCATCAACGCCATTACCCAAATGCCACCCTGCAACTAGAACACAGTTCCtatgaaaatatgtaaaatagTCCACCCTCCCACAGGACTTTAATCAATAAATGTTCATTAGAGAAGCCATAAATTTCAAAGACACTGCTGTTTGACTTCTTACTTGGGTGACAGGCTCTACGGAGCCTATGTAGGAGTCCGGTCGAAGCAAAATGTGCTccagctgtgttttcttctgatAGATTCTCTCCACCGACAGCCGCTTCGGATCTTTCTTCGTCTTTTGCACCAGCTTGTTTTCAAAGGAGGTCTGCTGAAAATGACACAAGGTTGTCTTTTGTGAAAATATTGAAACACTTGTTCAAACAGCTTCAGACCGTTGTAGTTACTTGAATCGTGAGTTTTTAAAGTAGACACAACTAATCTTTAGACAATTTGCTGAACGCAAAAATCCCATTTCTcctgaaaatttgaaaatacCAGGGCACAAAACAACCACTTGCAGATCCTGGGATGTGATTCAGACTGATTCTAAAGGACACTTAGGGGCAGATGTCTGAAACAGGGCTTACTGGTTGCAGCCACTACACTGACAAATCAGCACTACCTCTGCTTCGAATTTAAACACCGCTGACAAAtataatcaaaaataattatatCCCATTTCCCCGGCGTCATACAGCGTTAATACAGCATTAGTTAATCTGTTCATTTCAAACTGATGCTACATGAATGCACCATAGTATTGCGTGTGCAAAGCCATGGGACGGATAACGCTATTTAGCATAAACATTGGTACAGAAAGAGATGTCAAGTTAGCATTCACGTTATCTTACTAGCCAAATGTTTTACATGGACCATAACACTGACATGGTTTCTAAAAACTGTTCTAGCCTACATCACGTATGATGTTGTGCCATGTGTCGGGGGGTGAGGGGGGTCGTTAGGTGACTAATAGGGGAACATCTAACCTTGCTGTATAACGCATTTTTGCGTTCCAACACCAAGCACCATCTCGTTAAATATTGACGACGATGAATAATGTTGTAGAAAACTATATTAGCTAGCTAACTTAAACTGCTGCTAAGTTTAACCGTAACCAACGCTAACACTAGTAGCTGGTTAAGCTATCTACAAAAACTAAACATCGAAGTGACAATACATTTACCTTCAGTGGTTCAGCCATTCTTCCTTTTTTATTACCAAACCCTGGTGCTTTGAATAACTTCCACACTACAGTTATTACTAACGCTAGCTAACTAACTCCCAGATATCGCCTAATAATAACTGCTGCCTGGCTGAACTAAAACGTATAGCCGCTAAGTAACTACGAATTTGAAAATTCAAAACTTCAGGGAAACCTCTCGCGCTAGTTATATTGACCAATCACAAGAAGAGCTGTTTGACGTTTCCCTCCAATGGAGAACTTAAAACCGATTTTTATCAAGTAGACAACCAATCACCGACAGTTAAGGAGGAATGAGCCCGCCCAAGTTATGTCTGACGGCCAATCAGGTTCTCAACATAGAAAAGAATAGGATAATTTCCTTGCTCGAAAATATATTTACAGAATGGGTAATAGTAGTTAATTTTTCATTGACACATcatctgaaaaaagaaagagagtaGGTGTAAGTTTGTTAGCGTTCAAAAaatttcattcaattcaatcaATTCATTCAAATCTGTTTTGGCAATAACTGGCCATTGCCTTTGTAAACCTGTGCATCGTGATTGAAGTACTAACCAGCAGTTATTATTTGTCTTGGTTCAGAGAAGCCCAGCTTATCTGGACCAAAGACACATCATGTTCACAATCAAGCTACAATAAACACTGACAAAGGAGATCTGAAACGAAACCAGTAGAAAAtatgctgcaaaaacaaatccacatGAGCCTTTTCCCATGGTGAGTCACTATAATTATCCACATAAATAGCAGCTAATGCAGTACGGCTGATATATTGCACATATCTAATTTCCAGTGTGGTCACTCAGTACGGGAacactcatttgtttttttattgttttggctttattgcaacacacagaaaacaaagtctgtGAGCTTAAAGTGCTGACTGAACTCTAAAAGAGATGATTAGGCCTATTGGGTGAGCAATAGCCCATTTACCCTTAAGGATATGTATAAAAAGGGCCACACTTTCCACACAATTCACTGGATTTTGATGTAAACACTATAAACCTGAGAGTCAGCTCTATAACCATTTACACATCTTCTCATGTGCTGCGCTGTATGTCCCGTACAAGCACAGTGTTTTGCCAcagagctttaaaaaaaaagcccttttATGAAGTTAAGGTTTTAACTGGTTATTCATAAATGCACACTTTCATTTAAGTTCTTCTATGCCTCATCAAGCTATTGACTATAATTTGTCTCATGTAATGATTAATGAAAACCTTCAgctaaattaaatataaattgaTATTCTCAAAATTTATCATAGATGCCGTTTTTCTTATTCCACTTTCTGGTTTTGATGGCAaatgagaggaagtgagagacaGATCTTAATAGTGCACAAAGTGATCCTTTACTTTTTGTGAAGAGAAACATATGATATGGATCATGTCACCTAAAGTCTGTTTCATCATAAAATCATATAAGTCTAATTCATATCCTCTTACACTTATAAGTGGGTTTCAGCAGATCTCCAGAGATCAGAGAAGGTGTCATTTTCATAGTTGCATAATGCCATTCATGGAGctaagtgaaaatgaaatatctaACATTTGTGCCCATCATATTCACATCTTGTCTTGAGCTACACCTGCAAGCAGTCAGCAAAAAATGTAACACCTTTCCGAAAAGTCAAGTGTGCATCAGTACCCAAGGTACTTGTTTTCAGCCACAGAACAACAGGTGATAGCTGTTTCCCACACACAGGGGGAAAATCTGGACATGTAAATTTCTCCTAGATATACAATCAGAAGGAAATAGTAGGCTTCAAATGCATGACCTTTCGATTCACCAGACATGAAATAGTTGCAGACATATATTCATGTCATAGCTAAAggtacattttaaaatccattatGCATTGATTGAGTTGCCTGGATGGTTGAGACAAATAAGCACTCATCACTTCTGAGATCCAGGTGCAGTCGGCTCACAGCCCAATCGAAGCTGCATCTTTCCTGCAACACTCTCCTCGGcggaggagaaaaacagaccATTCAAAATTGAGAGGAAAAGGTGAAAGAAGCATACCCATTCTCTCTAATGATAAGTAATGATAACACCACTGTTAATGCAACTGATCACGTGGGGTACAGATCATCAATGTCATTTTGAATCTACAAAGGTCACTTGCAAGAAAATGCTCTCTAATGTTTTGTTGAGTGCACTGATCCCTTTATCCCAAAGTGTCCAATTGCAGTTTTCCAATCATACATGAAAGCTGCCTAAAAGCTATTTTGTGGTTAATGGGTTTATCTCCCTACAAGAACGCCACTGTAGTTTCATGATAGCCCTCAGCTGATGTGTTTAGCAGCGTCATCATGCAGAGCTTACCTTTGTGTCTTACAGCTGTGTTCAGCTAATGTAAGAATATTCAGAAGTGCAGCATTTAAGAAAgcacaagagagaaaaacagattattttattCAATACCAAGCAAACATGGGCTTTTACATTTCTGGTCTTGTGGCTATCAGTCAATGAAAATGCACTAACCAGATTTATCTAACTGTTCTGCCATTCTTATCTGTCTTCCTCTGCTATGCTGCCCACTCATCTGACCTTGGCATGAAAATAATAGGGCTGAgttgcttcagctgtggtcCAGTAAATGTGCTGGAGTGTATGTACACAAATACACCCACACCTCCGCACATGaataaaggtgaaaaaaaaaacacatttgattttgcTCTTGGTATCAACCTGGGCGAATGATTGATCTCTTTTTAAGGAATATAGAGAATGTGCCATCTGCCCTCATccatttttaacacatgtaacTAAAGAGACCAGATACCTTCAAAATGGAATATTTTTGATTCTGACAAAGAGACCATTTAGGCTCAAATTGTGGCACTTTAACTTAAAGTAGTATAGAAGAACTACAGAGTTTTTTTGGGAGACATGTTCCATCATCTCACCAAAGCTATTATATGCACAATCTAAAGGATTATCCAAACtcaatattcaaaatatttttagatttcagaTTACTCTAACACATTTATAGCTGACAGTTAGAATATCAATACCAGAAGACAGTTTAGTTTGTAGCTAACTTTTAGTTAACAGGCAGGGGAAAGAGCCAGACTGGCTCTGTCTAAGAAACTCAGCCTCCCAGCACCTGcgaagctaaaaaaaataacattttgaatcTTATTTGTTAAATCCTTCCAAAAACTGaagtgttaaaaacaacaatttgtggCTTTACATGGTGATGGCCTGGCTGGCTCACATTGAAGATAATACGCCACTGCAACTGGCCACGAAACAGTGCTGCACATAACCCTCTGTAAGAGCATAACATGTAGTTTTTACATTTCCCTCTTTAATATATTAAACAAATTAGATATGACaggttcatttgtgtgtttgaatgttacTGGGACCTTTGGACAGAGTCTAGCTTGCTGTTTCCTGCTTTCAGTCCATAACTAACTAACTTCAGCTACACTAACTGGCTCCAGCCTGTTTCTTAATATTTAAGTGAGCAAGGTAAGTGTGGTATCTATCTTTTTCGAAGTGTCTGAAAGACAGCAAATTCCTCAAAACTTCCTAAAATTTACTTAAACTATTTCTTTTAATGTCAAAAATGCATATGGGCTACAGGAAAATCTGACAAATTAAGCAATTTGGCAAAGTTATGTTTTGTTGATGTAGAAGATGTTTGGATAGGTTTTTAGAAACAGTGATAAAATGTATGTTCAGAGTACATTATTTTAAGGTAATTTAACATAATACGGctacatattttttgtttgcaacTTTTCCATTACTATTCTAACCCTCTAACACACTCACGCAGACTTCCTCTTATCTAGTGCTTGTGGGCAGTTTGAAATGGAATACTAAGTACTCTAAAAATAGCCAGCCATCTGAGGTTATTGAGAGATGTTAGTAAAGTAGATAGACACCCGTGCTCTCAGTACCACCTGCTTTCCTGTTCATTTATTGATGGccctgtgttttctgtggccTGACACAGCTTGACTGTTGGAGAAGTGGGGGAGAAAGAAACTTGATGTGTCAAAGATCCGTTGATAGCTGTCTAAGGGGGATGTTTGCTGCAGCTTGATGTCGTGTGTCATACAAGCATGGTGCTGCTTTACAGATATTAGGGTGACAGGTAAACAACTGCTGCTTCCAACTGAGCGCTTGGCAGGTATGTCAGAGCTTGTTCCAGAGGAAAGCTTGGGTTGTGTAAAAGATAAATCAGTTGACAGTCTATAGTGATAAGAATGATTTTCtacatgatttttgtttttcttcattttgactTTAA
The Scatophagus argus isolate fScaArg1 chromosome 21, fScaArg1.pri, whole genome shotgun sequence genome window above contains:
- the top2a gene encoding DNA topoisomerase 2-alpha isoform X2, producing MAEPLKTSFENKLVQKTKKDPKRLSVERIYQKKTQLEHILLRPDSYIGSVEPVTQQMWVYDEDVGLNCRDVTFVPGLYKIFDEILVNAADNKQRDKSMSCIKVNIDVENNIISVWNNGKGIPVVEHKVEKVYVPALIFGQLLTSSNYDDDQKKVTGGRNGYGAKLCNIFSTKFTVETACKDSKKTFKQTWYDNMGRAGDSSIKPFDGEEYTCITFRPDLAKFKMSILDKDTVALMTRRAYDVAGSSKGVRVFFNGKRLPVTGFRSYVDMYVKDKVDETGNTLTVVHEVVNERWEVCLTMSEKGFQQVSFVNSIATTKGGRHIDYVADQVVSKLIEVVKKKNKAGVAVKPFQVKNHMWLFVNCLIENPTFDSQTKENMTLQQKTFGSTCALSDKFIKQATSSGIVESVMNWVRFKAQSQLNKKCSAVKHTKIKGVPKLDDANDAGGKNSIGCTLILTEGDSAKTLAVSGLGVVGRDRYGVFPLRGKMLNVREASIKQIMENAEINNIIKILGLQYKKNYSDPESLKSLRYGKIMIMTDQDQDGSHIKGLLINFIHHNWPSLLRHNFLEEFITPIIKASYKKTQLSFYSIPEFNAWKESQPNYKSWKIKYYKGLGTSTSQEAKEYFSDMQRHRIPFKYSGPEDDEAITLAFSKKKVEERKEWLTNFMVNRRQRREHNLPEDYLYGQSTKFLSYNDFVNKELVLFSNSDNERSIPCLVDGLKPGQRKVLFCCFKRNDKREVKVAQLAGSVAEMSAYHHGEASLMMTIVGLAQNFVGSNNLNLLQPLGQFGTRLHGGKDSASPRYIFTMLSSLARLVFPPVDDNLLKYNYDDNQRVEPEWYMPIIPTVLVNGAEGIGTGWASKIPNYDIREIISNIHRMLNGDEPLPMLPSYKGFRGTIEQVMDNQFMNSGEVAIIDSTTIEISELPVKSWTQTYKENVLEPMLNGTEKVPALITDFKEYHTDTTVRFVVKMAEEKLREAEAAGLHKVFKLQSPLTCNSMVLFDHVGSLKKYESVQDILKDFFELRMKYYVLRKDWLAGMLGAESAKLTNQARFILEKIQGTLVIENKPKKELIRMLQQMGYDSDPVKAWKLAQEKNEEQMEEEEEEEAEKEDTSGPDYNYLLSMPMWFLTKEKKEELCKQRDAKMTELNTLKRKTPEDLWKEDLAAFSEELEVFETKEKENAMMPVKKGAGKGKVVKVKQETLPTPQGRRVIPRVTSTMKAEANRKADIKKGEGKRGRKIKSENVVMKMEFGEDAENAEPSEEIGLAARLSKKTKTQAKEKAGSKTSKQSTLQFKPLAKKPKKNPWTDDESEGQSADSEIDAEEVAAPRERVERKTKGAVKYSMSDSEDEFDDWGKKDAPKRKALISDDDTSFAPEPNTMADSDVDSPAPPPKAPQPTKKVAKSKTTVKQAESKSSSPSDDQVPAPKAPVQRKTKEAAPKKAPAAKKPAASKKKAAGEKQPSIMDVFSKPKPSSNTAAKKMPSFDSSDSEGEAKAPVAKAKPVFKRKQADSDDSDSSSDNLMSRLKAKTTAGSKKTKKWFDDESFQVSDQEDASPIVVAPRDKPSRARKAVTYNVDSDSDEDF